The window ACACCCTACAGCGGCAAGGATTGCACCGCCATATCCGGGCCCTTCTTCTGTTTCTGCCACCTCTATATCCATATTCAATATGTTTGCAGCTATTTTTTTCCAAAGTGGACTTTTAGCGCCGCCGCCGCAGATTTTAGTTCGTGCTATTTCGATTCCAAGGCCTCTTGCCACCTCCACCGAATCTCTCAGGCCAAATATTACCCCTTCCATCACTGCCTGCGTCATGTCCCTACGGGCGGTATCCATAGACATACCAATAAACATTGCCCGGGCGCTGGGGTCATTATGGGGGGAGCGCTCCCCCATAAGATAAGGAAGGAAAAACACCTGGTTTTCTCCGAGCGCAGATATCCCCGCCTGTTCTCCAGCATAATTTCCAGTTCCCAGGATTTCCTCCATCCACCATTTATTGCAGGAGGCTGCACTCAGCATACATCCCATAAGGTGATAATGTCCATCCGCATGTCCAAAGGCATGTAATGCATGATGGCTATCCACTCTGAAATTCTTGCTGGATATAAATACTGTCCCGCTGGTTCCCAGGGATATATTACAATGGCCCTCCCCCACTGTCCCTGTCCCTACCGCTGCCGCCGCGTTGTCTCCCGCACCGGCAACAATTTTTATGCCAGGCGGCAGGCCCAGCATTTCTGCCAATTCTGGCCTCAAAACTCCCACCGCCTCATAGCTCTCATATAAATCAGGAAGCTGTTCCCGTCTGATGCCGCAGATTTCTAACATTTCCTGAGACCAGCATTTATGTTCCACGTCCAGCAAAAGTGTCCCAGATGCATCGGAGTAATCTGTACAGAAGCTGCCTGACAGTTTATATGTAATATAATCCTTTGGCAGCATGACTTTTTCCACGCGCTGGAAATTATCTGGTTCATTTTCCTTCAGCCACAGGATTTTAGGAGCAGTAAACCCGGCAAAAGCAATATTCGCTGTACAGCATGCAATTTTTTCTTTTCCAATGGTCTTATTTAAAAAAACAGTCTGTTTACCGGCCCTTCCATCATTCCATAAAATGGCGGGCCGCACAACCTCGTCATGTTTATCCAGCACAACCAGTCCGTGCATCTGCCCTCCAGCGCCTATTCCAGCAACCTCTGATGCAGGAATCCCTGTAAGCAGCTCCTTTAAACCATCTATGGCCTGGTTATACCAGTCCGCTGGATTCTGCTGGGACCATCCAGGGCGGGGAAAATATAGAGGGTACTCTTTTGTCACTATTTTCCGTATAACGCCTTTTTCATCCATAGCCAGCAGCTTGACTGCGGACGTCCCTAAATCGATTCCTATATAGATCATATCACTTCACCTTTATAACAGCCTTCACCAAGTCTGTCTTATTCTTTACTGCTTCGTCATATGCCTCCTGGATATGTTCTAAGTCAAACTCGTGAGTTACAATACTTTCTAAGTCTATTGCCCCGCTGGCCACCGCTGCAATGGCCCTGGGATAAATATTTTTGTAACGGAACACAGACTTAATTGTCACTTCCTTATCCATAATCTGTGCAAAATTATAAGAAATTTCCTCCTCCGAAGAAATTCCCACCAGGGTAACAGTCCCGCCGCGCCGTACTAAAAATGGAGTCTGGGAGATTGTGGCAGAGGCGCCAGCCGTCTCAAACACCACATCAAACCCCCGGCCGCCCGTCAACTCTCCTGCCTTCTTCAGGATGTCCTCTTTTCCGCTGTTAAGCACTGCCGTAGCCCCCAATTCTTTTGCTTTTTCCAGCCGGGCATCTACCAAATCTGCCACAATTATCTGCCCTGCCCCTCTTGCCTTACATGCCAGTAACGTCACCAGGCCAATACAGCCGGCCCCCAGAATAATCACTGAATCTCCTGCATCCACGGCTCCCTGCCAGGCTGCATAAAACCCCACCGAAAGAGGCTCAATCAGCGCCCCTTCCCTCGTGGAAACATTCTCAGGCAGCTTAAAACACATATCAGCCGGAAACGCAATATACTCCTCATTACAACCCTGTACAGGCGGGGTTGCAAGAAAGACTACATCAGGGCAAAGGTTATAATGCCCAGACTTACACGCCTCGCATTTGCCGCATGTGATCCCTGGTTCCAGGGCCACCCTGTCCCCTATCTTCAGACTACTCACAGCGTCCCCGGCCTTTACGACAGTCCCGGCACACTCATGGCCCAACATAAAATCTTCATTTTGGTCCACTTTATATGCACCGCAGCTGCCATGGTGAAAATAGTGTACGTCTGATCCACAGATCCCCACATATTCCACTGACACCAGCACTTCATTGTCTTTAATTTCCGGGACAGGAATCTCCTTGAGTATCATCTGATCCGTCCCTCTCATAAAAGCTCCCTTTTGCATTTTCATTTCACAAGGCTCCTTTCACTTAAACTACAATATAAAATCTACTATTTTTACAAAAACTGCCCGGCAATTTATATTACCAGGCAGCCTGCTCCTTATTTATCTGTCCCTGTACAGATTTCCATCCCCACATACGGAAAATGACTGCAATAACTATCTATTCACTGAGCGATCCATCGTCTGTGATTTCTCCGTTGTCAATATAAATCTGAATATATTCCTGTACATTATCCTTATTAATCTCAGGAGCATCT of the Luxibacter massiliensis genome contains:
- the xylB gene encoding xylulokinase; the encoded protein is MIYIGIDLGTSAVKLLAMDEKGVIRKIVTKEYPLYFPRPGWSQQNPADWYNQAIDGLKELLTGIPASEVAGIGAGGQMHGLVVLDKHDEVVRPAILWNDGRAGKQTVFLNKTIGKEKIACCTANIAFAGFTAPKILWLKENEPDNFQRVEKVMLPKDYITYKLSGSFCTDYSDASGTLLLDVEHKCWSQEMLEICGIRREQLPDLYESYEAVGVLRPELAEMLGLPPGIKIVAGAGDNAAAAVGTGTVGEGHCNISLGTSGTVFISSKNFRVDSHHALHAFGHADGHYHLMGCMLSAASCNKWWMEEILGTGNYAGEQAGISALGENQVFFLPYLMGERSPHNDPSARAMFIGMSMDTARRDMTQAVMEGVIFGLRDSVEVARGLGIEIARTKICGGGAKSPLWKKIAANILNMDIEVAETEEGPGYGGAILAAVGCGEFQSVECAAEKLVKIVDIVKPEPELVKKYEEKYEKFKKYYPAVKSLFP
- a CDS encoding NAD(P)-dependent alcohol dehydrogenase codes for the protein MKMQKGAFMRGTDQMILKEIPVPEIKDNEVLVSVEYVGICGSDVHYFHHGSCGAYKVDQNEDFMLGHECAGTVVKAGDAVSSLKIGDRVALEPGITCGKCEACKSGHYNLCPDVVFLATPPVQGCNEEYIAFPADMCFKLPENVSTREGALIEPLSVGFYAAWQGAVDAGDSVIILGAGCIGLVTLLACKARGAGQIIVADLVDARLEKAKELGATAVLNSGKEDILKKAGELTGGRGFDVVFETAGASATISQTPFLVRRGGTVTLVGISSEEEISYNFAQIMDKEVTIKSVFRYKNIYPRAIAAVASGAIDLESIVTHEFDLEHIQEAYDEAVKNKTDLVKAVIKVK